From Calothrix sp. PCC 6303, a single genomic window includes:
- a CDS encoding indolepyruvate ferredoxin oxidoreductase subunit alpha: protein MPHTIVTNICEGIADCVDACPVACIHDGPGKNTKGTDWYWIDFSTCIDCGICLQVCPVENAILPEERPDMQKTPS, encoded by the coding sequence ATGCCACACACAATTGTGACAAATATCTGTGAAGGAATTGCAGATTGCGTAGATGCTTGCCCAGTAGCTTGTATTCATGACGGACCAGGAAAAAACACCAAAGGAACCGACTGGTATTGGATTGACTTCTCCACTTGTATAGACTGCGGCATTTGTTTACAGGTTTGTCCTGTGGAAAATGCAATTTTGCCGGAAGAACGACCTGATATGCAAAAAACCCCATCATAA
- a CDS encoding ATP phosphoribosyltransferase regulatory subunit has translation MVYQPAAGARDLLPLDVAQKSWIEDKLQQVFHRWGYHRIITSTLERMDTLMAGGAIQSRTVIQLQNSEDEELGLRPELTASIARAAVTRMPSANYPHRLYYNANVFKRTRESKHNRQQEFYQSGVELLGGGGLLGNAEILHLVADCLKNVGLNDWQLILGEAGITRSLLEAFPSNLRSQVLNAIAHLDRIALDNLALNNELRQRAQILMDLRGEPQQVLQKLQQLNLDSSQHKAVENLKSLVELLASGENIPIILDLSLIQTIDYYTGIVFEVVNTTEGKTRVIGRGGRYDKLLSLYHPQSENITGIGFVFLIDDLYQVISTSSQLPQVTPATNWLVVPENTQVYAAAFAYSAKLRDSTHLVRVEIDLGEKDEVDIRKYARDRNISQIAWIQSDGTPRIESLS, from the coding sequence ATGGTTTACCAACCAGCAGCGGGAGCACGCGATTTGCTACCGCTCGATGTAGCTCAAAAAAGCTGGATTGAAGACAAGTTACAGCAAGTATTTCACCGTTGGGGTTATCACCGAATTATCACCTCTACTTTAGAGCGGATGGATACGCTGATGGCAGGGGGCGCAATTCAAAGCCGTACAGTCATTCAATTACAAAATTCTGAAGACGAAGAGTTAGGTTTACGTCCTGAACTGACCGCTTCCATCGCTCGTGCGGCTGTAACGCGGATGCCAAGTGCTAACTACCCTCATCGCTTATACTACAACGCTAATGTATTTAAGCGAACCCGTGAATCAAAACACAACCGTCAGCAAGAATTTTACCAATCAGGTGTAGAGTTACTTGGTGGTGGCGGTTTACTAGGTAACGCCGAAATTTTACACTTAGTCGCAGATTGTTTAAAAAATGTTGGCTTAAATGATTGGCAATTAATTTTAGGTGAAGCTGGAATTACGCGATCCCTTTTAGAAGCTTTCCCTAGTAATTTACGGTCTCAAGTCCTGAATGCGATCGCTCACCTAGACCGTATTGCGCTAGATAATCTAGCGCTAAATAACGAGCTACGACAACGAGCGCAAATCCTAATGGATTTACGTGGAGAGCCTCAGCAAGTGCTGCAAAAACTTCAACAGCTTAATCTCGATTCATCTCAGCATAAAGCTGTTGAAAATTTAAAGTCTTTAGTGGAATTACTCGCATCAGGCGAAAACATCCCGATTATTCTCGATCTGAGCCTAATTCAAACTATCGATTACTATACGGGTATAGTCTTTGAAGTTGTAAATACAACAGAAGGTAAAACACGAGTAATTGGGCGTGGAGGTAGATATGACAAGCTTTTATCACTCTATCATCCCCAATCAGAAAACATTACTGGTATTGGATTTGTCTTTTTAATCGACGATTTATATCAAGTAATATCAACATCATCCCAACTACCACAGGTAACACCCGCTACCAACTGGTTAGTAGTTCCAGAAAATACCCAAGTATATGCTGCTGCCTTTGCCTACAGTGCCAAATTACGCGACTCGACCCATCTAGTTCGCGTTGAAATAGATTTGGGAGAAAAAGACGAAGTAGATATTCGGAAATATGCACGCGATCGCAATATCAGCCAGATTGCTTGGATTCAGTCTGATGGGACTCCCAGAATTGAATCTCTATCCTGA
- a CDS encoding J domain-containing protein encodes MSLKIDRGLFKYDFIDYHAILCVPVDIDPKELRKRYLKIARRLHPDSQISADAQEKQLASDLLSKLVNPAYEKLSQERIRSEYNIVLAQMGKRLVQESASIELNTEAARQLAAAPNVELLYKSAIAKVAQTQYDNLSKAIPIIAHVSELNLVYLMRTAGKKFADSQLTKSNTQNTSANTQATPPPVPETHEESVVSQYLRRAQELMTKNQLVQARIELQDAIKLSPNNSRCHTLIGVVYLKQNQVTMAKVHFDRALQLDPNDQTASEGKRKIEHVLGNKPGVSKQTASATPVAKQPDKSEGGGLFGGLFGGKKK; translated from the coding sequence ATGTCTTTAAAAATAGATCGCGGACTATTTAAATATGATTTCATAGATTATCACGCAATTTTGTGTGTTCCCGTGGATATAGATCCGAAAGAGCTTCGTAAACGGTATCTCAAAATTGCGCGACGTTTGCATCCAGATAGCCAGATATCTGCTGATGCACAGGAAAAACAATTGGCAAGCGATTTACTTTCTAAGTTAGTGAATCCCGCTTATGAAAAGCTTTCCCAAGAACGAATTCGATCTGAATATAATATTGTTTTGGCACAGATGGGTAAACGCCTAGTGCAAGAATCAGCTTCCATTGAATTAAACACCGAAGCTGCAAGGCAACTAGCTGCTGCACCCAATGTTGAACTTCTATATAAGAGCGCGATCGCTAAAGTTGCCCAAACCCAGTATGACAACTTATCCAAAGCCATCCCAATTATTGCCCATGTCAGTGAGTTAAATTTAGTGTATTTAATGCGAACTGCGGGAAAAAAATTTGCAGACTCTCAACTGACAAAATCTAATACTCAAAATACAAGTGCAAATACACAAGCTACGCCTCCACCAGTTCCCGAAACCCATGAAGAGTCAGTAGTATCCCAATATCTACGTCGCGCCCAAGAATTGATGACAAAGAATCAATTAGTACAAGCACGTATTGAATTACAGGATGCAATTAAGCTTTCTCCTAATAATAGTCGCTGTCATACCTTGATCGGAGTGGTCTATTTGAAGCAAAATCAAGTGACAATGGCAAAAGTACATTTTGATCGCGCCCTACAGTTAGACCCCAATGATCAAACTGCATCAGAAGGGAAACGTAAAATCGAACATGTTCTGGGAAATAAGCCTGGTGTTTCCAAGCAAACCGCTTCGGCAACTCCTGTGGCAAAACAACCAGATAAGTCCGAGGGTGGCGGTTTGTTTGGCGGTTTGTTTGGTGGAAAGAAAAAATAA